In a genomic window of Telopea speciosissima isolate NSW1024214 ecotype Mountain lineage chromosome 5, Tspe_v1, whole genome shotgun sequence:
- the LOC122661121 gene encoding ABC transporter C family member 3-like, whose product MGPLLTLGYNKTLDLEDIPQLDNCDKANVVFAHFRDKLESDGNGSSVGVQTNTFKLVKALILSTWKQILCTGLLCIVCTLASYVGPYLIDAFVQYLNSSHQIKYKGYMLVFIFILSKLIRCFSERHLFFQLRKMSMRVRVVLFAIIYKKGVKLSSQSKQRHTSGENINLMSIDVERTGLFSWYLHDIWRVPIQIVLALLILYKNFGLASLIALVPTMILLFANVPLGKLQEKFQGKLMDSKDRRMKLTSEALRNMRILKLQGWEMKFLDKIIELRNFETRWLKKLLYASAMISFVYLSSPMFVSMVTFGFCMLMGIPLESGKILTALAIFEILQEPIYNIPDLISMVVQTKVSLNRIASFLSLDDLHPEIVQKLPNDSAEVVVEIVKGNFSWDLHSHNLILKDLNFRVYRGIKVAICGSVGSGKSSLLSCILGEVPKVSGAIKLNGTKAYVAQSPWLQSGKIEDNILFGKEMNKERYDMILEACSLKKDLELFTFGDQTIIGERGINLSGGQKQRIQIARALYHDADIYLLDDPFNACAAHTGNHLFKECLLGILGSKTVIYVTHQVEFLPSADLILVMRDGRITQAGKYKKILSSGTDFIGLVGTHKKALAVLNSIKCGTATDNLVIGEEEGIMLCNEKNIQEDEERETKNDQTEKLVQSEGQLVQEEKREKGGVGLSVYWKYITVAYKGAFIPLILLAQILFQLLLIVSGYWMVWATPVSEDVRPHVKGSTLIFVYVALNLVSFLCILIRSMLIVTAGYKTATLLFNKMHLSIFRAPMSFFDCTPSGRILNRASTDQSSLDTSIPHHIEEFLMSIIGFLGTTVVMSQVGWQMLIVFIPMTVTCIWYQKYYMPTARELSRLSGICQTPIIQHFAESMLGSTTIRCFDQEERFMDTNFKLVDVYSRPKFYFSGAMEWLCFRMDMLASITYAIFLVFLTSVPRGVLSPGIAGFAVTYGLGFSMHVVIWVLSNLENKIISVERILQYTCIPSEPPLLVKENRPNHDWPSQGKVDIVDLQVRYAPHLPLVLRGLTCTFLGGMKIGIVGRTGSGKSTLVQALFHMLEPATGHIWIDGINISKIGLHDLRSRLSIIPQDPTMFEGTLRSNLDPLEEYTDEQIWEALDRCHLSEEVKKKEGKLDSLVTENGENWSMGQRQLVCLGRVLLKRSKVLVLDEATASVDTTTDYLIQQTLSQQFSGSTIITIAHRITSILNIDMVLLLDNGIVLEYDSPAKLLEIKSSSFAKLVKEYTQRFSS is encoded by the exons ATGGGCCCCTTGCTTACACTCGGGTATAATAAAACACTAGACCTTGAAGACATTCCTCAACTTGATAATTGTGATAAGGCCAATGTGGTGTTTGCTCATTTTAGAGATAAACTTGAATCTGATGGTAATGGCAGTAGCGTTGGTGTTCAGACAAACACATTCAAGCTAGTGAAGGCATTGATTCTCTCAACATGGAAACAAATTCTATGTACGGGTCTATTGTGCATTGTATGCACATTAGCTTCTTATGTTGGACCATACCTTATTGATGCCTTTGTTCAATATCTCAACAGTAGTcaccaaataaaatataaaggCTATATGCTAgtgtttattttcattctttcaaAGCTCATAAGGTGCTTCTCAGAGAGGCACTTGTTCTTTCAATTACGAAAGATGTCAATGAGAGTCCGTGTTGTCTTGTTCGCAATAATCTATAAGAAAGGAGTAAAGCTTTCAAGCCAATCAAAGCAGAGACACACTAGTGGGGAGAACATTAATTTGATGAGTATTGATGTTGAGAGGACTGGCCTTTTCAGTTGGTACTTGCACGATATATGGAGGGTGCCTATTCAAATTGTCCTAGCGTTATTGATATTGTACAAGAACTTTGGGCTCGCTTCACTTATAGCTTTGGTTCCCACAATGATTTTGTTGTTTGCAAATGTACCACTAGGAAAACTACAAGAGAAATTTCAAGGGAAATTGATGGATTCAAAGGATCGGCGGATGAAGTTGACATCTGAAGCTTTGAGGAATATGAGGATTCTTAAGCTCCAAGGTTGGGAGATGAAGTTCTTGGATAAGATAATTGAGCTTAGGAACTTTGAAACTagatggttaaaaaaattactttatGCATCGGCTATGATTTCCTTTGTCTACTTGTCTTCTCCCATGTTTGTGTCCATGGTTACTTTTGGGTTCTGTATGCTTATGGGAATCCCCCTTGAGTCGGGGAAGATTCTAACTGCACTTGCTATATTTGAGATATTGCAAGAGCCTATTTATAATATCCCAGATCTAATCTCCATGGTAGTTCAGACTAAAGTTTCCCTCAATAGAATAGcatcatttctttctcttgatGATCTTCATCCGGAAATAGTACAAAAACTTCCAAATGATAGTGCTGAGGTTGTAGTTGAGATAGTGAAGGGAAATTTCTCTTGGGACCTTCATTCTCATAATCTCATATTAAAAGATCTTAATTTTCGAGTGTATCGTGGTATAAAAGTGGCTATTTGTGGTTCTGTTGGGTCAGGCAAGTCAAGCTTACTTTCATGCatattgggagaagtgccaaaGGTATCAGGAGCCATTAAGTTGAACGGGACGAAGGCTTATGTTGCACAATCACCTTGGTTACAGAGTGGAAAGATAGAAGACAATATATTATTTGGAAAGGAGATGAATAAGGAAAGGTACGATATGATCCTTGAAGCATGCTCACTGAAGAAGGACTTAGAATTGTTTACATTTGGGGATCAAACTATTATAGGGGAGAGGGGGATCAACTTGAGTGGTGGGCAAAAGCAAAGAATCCAGATTGCACGTGCTTTGTACCATGATGCTGATATTTATCTACTTGATGATCCTTTTAATGCCTGTGCTGCTCACACAGGAAATCATctatttaag GAATGTTTGCTAGGAATTTTGGGTTCAAAAACCGTAATTTATGTTACCCACCAAGTAGAGTTTTTACCTTCTGCCGATCTTATTCTG GTTATGAGAGATGGAAGGATTACTCAAGCAGGAAAGTATAAAAAAATTCTTAGTTCAGGAACCGACTTTATAGGCCTAGTGGGTACACATAAAAAAGCTTTGGCAGTCCTTAATTCTATCAAATGTGGGACTGCTACAGATAATTTAGTTATTGGTGAGGAAGAAGGTATTATGCTTTGTAATGAGAAAAATATTCAAGAAGATGAGGAAAGGGAAACTAAAAATGATCAAACAGAAAAATTGGTTCAGTCAGAAGGGCAGCTtgtccaagaagaaaagagagaaaagggtggAGTTGGTCTTTCAGTCTATTGGAAGTATATTACTGTTGCATATAAAGGGGCCTTTATACCATTGATATTGCTGGCACAAATTCTTTTTCAACTTCTTTTAATAGTCAGTGGTTATTGGATGGTGTGGGCTACTCCTGTTTCAGAGGATGTGAGACCTCATGTTAAAGGATCTACCCTTATCTTTGTTTATGTTGCTTTGAACCTTGTAAGCTTTCTTTGCATACTTATAAGGTCCATGCTCATTGTAACTGCTGGATACAAGACAGCCACTTTGCTTTTCAACAAAATGCATTTGAGCATTTTTCGTGCTCCCATGTCATTTTTTGATTGTACTCCGAGTGGAAGGATTCTAAATCGG GCATCCACAGATCAAAGTTCACTTGATACCTCTATTCCACATCATATTGAAGAATTTCTAATGTCAATCATAGGATTCCTCGGAACTACTGTAGTAATGTCACAGGTTGGATGGCAAATGTTAATAGTTTTTATTCCGATGACTGTGACATGCATCTGGTACCAG AAATACTACATGCCTACGGCACGGGAACTATCGCGACTAAGCGGCATATGTCAGACTCCAATTATACAACATTTTGCTGAATCTATGTTAGGTTCAACCACTATCAGATGTTTCGATCAAGAAGAGAGATTTATGGACACAAACTTTAAGCTAGTGGATGTGTATTCTAGGCCCAAATTTTATTTCTCAGGTGCGATGGAGTGGTTATGCTTCCGCATGGATATGTTGGCATCTATCACATATGCcatctttttggttttcttgacCTCAGTGCCTAGGGGAGTACTCAGTCCTG GTATTGCGGGTTTTGCAGTCACATATGGGCTTGGTTTTAGTATGCATGTGGTCATATGGGTTCTTTCCAAtcttgaaaataaaattatatctGTTGAGAGGATACTACAATACACTTGCATCCCTAGTGAACCCCCTCTGTTGGTAAAGGAAAATAGGCCAAATCATGATTGGCCATCACAAGGGAAAGTTGATATTGTTGATTTACAG GTCCGGTATGCCCCCCACCTTCCTCTTGTCTTGCGAGGTCTCACTTGCACTTTCCTCGGAGGGATGAAGATTGGCATCGTTGGGCGAACGGGAAGTGGTAAATCAACTCTTGTACAGGCTCTCTTTCATATGCTTGAACCAGCAACTGGTCACATTTGGATAGATGGTATCAACATCTCTAAGATTGGCCTTCATGATTTACGGTCAAGATTGAGCATCATCCCACAAGATCCCACAATGTTTGAGGGGACTTTAAGAAGCAATCTTGACCCGCTTGAAGAGTACACTGATGAACAAATCTGGgag GCATTAGATAGATGCCACCTTagtgaggaagttaaaaagaaggaagggaagcttgATTCTTTAG TGACTGAGAATGGAGAGAATTGGAGCATGGGTCAAAGGCAACTGGTCTGTTTAGGACGAGTATTACTCAAGAGGAGTAAAGTGTTAGTACTCGATGAAGCTACTGCATCAGTGGATACTACAACTGACTATCTAATTCAGCAAACACTTAGTCAACAATTCTCAGGGTCTACTATCATCACCATCGCACATAGGATAACATCAATTCTTAATATCGATATGGTCCTCCTTCTCGATAATG GTATTGTATTGGAATACGATTCCCCAGCCAAATTGCTAGAGATCAAGTCTTCATCATTTGCAAAGCTTGTTAAGGAGTATACTCAAAGATTTAGTTCCTAG
- the LOC122662912 gene encoding polygalacturonase non-catalytic subunit AroGP2-like: protein MKLQGSQAENAFSQYWEEHIGLPLPPHWLVTKASPLSLHQVQVFMELIEKNELASHMSSFCKQANVACSTNTLKNKTMEEDTTKIPQWNVAIVVYEPSPDDTPLSVSSEGGLPFFRESMVKEGDIMPIPDRRDPMSYISFLPRSLVSKIPFSFAQIDELKKLFDVVNESNMDEYIHDTLKTCEKSPIRGEQSTCVTSAEGLIDFVVEKLGHHLQVWSTKRGVEGSYNENVTIGAVKLVYGNLSEPPALCHSQPFSFQVYYCHVLQKVKVYAVDIHAQKKVNQAIMACHYDTSTWNPNHHAFKLLGFGPGQIEVCHWINENGMIWTKNSQG from the coding sequence atgAAATTACAGGGTTCTCAAGCTGAAAATGCCTTCTCACAGTACTGGGAAGAGCATATTGGTCTTCCACTCCCTCCACATTGGTTAGTTACAAAGGCTTCTCCATTAAGCCTCCATCAGGTGCAAGTGTTTATGGAACTTATAGAGAAAAATGAATTAGCCTCCCACATGAGTTCATTCTGTAAGCAGGCTAATGTAGCTTGTTCTACAAATACACTGAAAAATAAGACAATGGAAGAAGACACAACCAAAATACCCCAGTGGAATGTTGCCATAGTGGTTTATGAACCTTCTCCAGATGACACACCCCTATCAGTTTCCAGTGAAGGAGGATTGCCATTTTTCAGGGAATCAATGGTAAAAGAGGGAGATATAATGCCTATCCCTGATCGAAGAGACCCAATGTCATATATATCATTCTTACCGCGATCTCTGGTATCAAAAATCCCATTTTCTTTTGCTCAGATTGATGAATTAAAGAAGCTTTTTGATGTGGTAAATGAATCCAACATGGATGAGTATATTCATGACACCTTAAAGACATGTGAAAAGAGCCCCATTCGAGGTGAGCAGAGCACCTGTGTGACTTCCGCCGAGGGTCTCATTGATTTTGTTGTCGAGAAATTAGGGCACCATCTACAAGTATGGAGTACTAAGAGAGGCGTCGAAGGATCTTATAATGAGAATGTCACAATTGGAGCTGTGAAACTTGTATATGGAAACCTCTCTGAACCACCAGCCTTATGTCATAGTCAGCCATTCTCATTTCAAGTCTATTATTGCCATGTTTTGCAGAAAGTAAAAGTATATGCAGTTGATATACATGCTCAGAAGAAAGTGAATCAAGCGATCATGGCATGTCACTATGACACTTCAACTTGGAATCCAAACCATCATGCTTTTAAGCTTCTGGGTTTTGGGCCTGGACAAATTGAAGTCTGTCATTGGATAAATGAGAATGGAATGATCTGGACAAAAAACTCTCAAGGTTGA